A window from Kovacikia minuta CCNUW1 encodes these proteins:
- the thrC gene encoding threonine synthase: protein MTVSLSASSHPSPIESPAQAPPFSPWAWKGLINAYRHYLPVTEQTPVVTLHEGNTPLIQVPVISEQIGRQVQVYVKYDGLNPTGSFKDRGMTMAISKAKEAGAEAVICASTGNTSAAAAAYAGRGGMRAFVLIPDGYVALGKLAQALLYGAEVLAIQGNFDQALEIVREMSASYPVTLVNSVNPYRLEGQKTAAFEIVDVLGDAPDWLCIPVGNAGNITAYWMGFCQYHQEQRCSKLPRMMGFQAAGAAPLISGKAVAHPETLATAIRIGNPANWERAIAVQEASQGKFAAVTDAEILDAYRLLASREGIFCEPASAASVAGLLKVKDQVPANSTIVCVLTGNGLKDPDCAIKHSHSQFKQGIQPDLKSVAEAMGF, encoded by the coding sequence GTGACTGTATCTTTGTCTGCTAGTTCCCATCCTTCTCCAATCGAGTCCCCTGCTCAAGCCCCACCCTTCTCTCCCTGGGCTTGGAAGGGGCTGATTAACGCCTACCGGCACTACCTGCCCGTAACTGAACAAACCCCTGTGGTTACGCTGCATGAAGGCAATACGCCGCTGATCCAGGTTCCAGTGATTTCAGAGCAGATCGGCAGACAGGTACAGGTTTACGTCAAATATGACGGGTTGAATCCGACTGGCAGCTTCAAAGATCGGGGAATGACGATGGCAATCTCGAAAGCCAAAGAAGCTGGAGCGGAAGCGGTCATTTGCGCCAGTACGGGCAACACTTCAGCGGCAGCAGCAGCCTATGCGGGTCGGGGAGGCATGCGGGCATTTGTGTTGATTCCGGATGGTTACGTGGCGTTGGGCAAACTGGCACAGGCATTGCTGTATGGGGCTGAAGTGTTAGCTATTCAAGGTAATTTTGACCAGGCGCTGGAAATTGTGCGGGAAATGTCTGCAAGCTATCCGGTTACCCTGGTTAACTCAGTGAATCCCTACCGATTAGAAGGTCAAAAGACGGCTGCTTTTGAAATTGTGGATGTTCTGGGAGATGCACCAGATTGGCTTTGTATTCCTGTTGGTAATGCGGGCAACATTACGGCTTACTGGATGGGATTTTGTCAGTATCACCAGGAACAACGTTGTTCCAAACTGCCGCGTATGATGGGTTTTCAGGCAGCCGGAGCAGCCCCCTTGATTAGTGGCAAAGCCGTTGCCCATCCTGAAACCCTGGCAACCGCCATTCGGATTGGGAATCCAGCCAATTGGGAACGGGCGATCGCAGTTCAGGAAGCTAGCCAGGGCAAATTTGCTGCGGTCACCGATGCTGAAATTCTGGATGCCTATCGCCTCCTGGCGTCCCGCGAAGGTATCTTCTGTGAACCTGCCAGTGCTGCCTCCGTCGCTGGATTACTGAAAGTGAAGGATCAGGTACCTGCCAACTCAACCATTGTTTGTGTCCTAACGGGTAATGGGTTAAAAGATCCCGATTGTGCCATCAAACACAGTCATAGCCAGTTCAAACAAGGGATTCAGCCAGATCTAAAATCC